From one Thermoproteota archaeon genomic stretch:
- a CDS encoding ABC transporter ATP-binding protein codes for MSGNGKGENLLEIRDLYVQFHTLRGIVKAIDGVNLEVGHGEVLGLVGETGSGKTVTGLSILRLLEQNAEITGGEIIFQGRDLLKLPLKEILKIRGRDISMIFQEPKAALNPVMQVGDQVAESFLVHEEISKKEARERVLEIFRRVGLPDPGRVYKSYPHELSGGMAQRVVISMALALKPKLLIADEPTSALDVTIQAQIMDLFRELIDEMGTSVIYITHDMALAAEISDRIAVMYAGRIVEVADTETIFENPLHPYTQGLLKSIPKPRYRGKLFSMEGEIPPLINPPSGCRFHPRCPKRFEPCDKEVPKLIEVEPGHKVACFLFGGASK; via the coding sequence GTGAGCGGCAACGGGAAAGGAGAGAATCTCTTGGAGATCAGGGATCTGTACGTTCAATTCCACACCCTGAGAGGCATAGTCAAGGCCATAGATGGCGTCAACTTGGAGGTGGGACATGGCGAGGTCTTGGGTCTCGTGGGGGAGACTGGCAGCGGCAAGACGGTGACGGGCCTCAGTATACTCAGGTTACTGGAGCAAAACGCCGAGATCACCGGAGGGGAGATAATATTTCAGGGGAGAGACCTGCTCAAGCTGCCCCTCAAGGAGATCCTGAAGATAAGGGGGAGAGATATCTCAATGATTTTCCAAGAGCCGAAGGCCGCCCTGAACCCGGTCATGCAGGTGGGTGATCAGGTGGCCGAGTCCTTCCTAGTGCACGAGGAGATCTCCAAGAAGGAGGCGAGGGAGAGAGTCCTAGAGATATTCAGGAGGGTGGGCCTCCCCGACCCCGGAAGGGTGTACAAGAGCTATCCCCACGAGCTCAGCGGGGGAATGGCTCAGAGGGTCGTGATATCGATGGCGCTCGCCCTGAAGCCGAAGCTGCTCATAGCCGACGAACCTACCTCCGCTCTGGATGTGACCATACAGGCCCAGATAATGGATCTCTTTCGCGAGCTGATAGATGAGATGGGAACCAGCGTCATCTACATAACCCACGACATGGCCCTAGCTGCGGAGATAAGCGACAGGATCGCGGTGATGTACGCCGGTAGAATAGTGGAGGTGGCCGACACTGAAACGATATTCGAGAATCCCCTACATCCCTATACCCAGGGGCTGCTGAAATCCATACCCAAGCCTAGATACAGGGGGAAGCTCTTCTCGATGGAAGGGGAGATACCCCCCCTGATAAATCCGCCCTCGGGCTGCAGGTTCCATCCTCGCTGCCCGAAGAGATTCGAACCGTGCGACAAGGAGGTGCCCAAGCTGATAGAGGTAGAACCGGGGCATAAGGTGGCCTGCTTCCTGTTCGGGGGTGCGTCCAAATGA
- the lysA gene encoding diaminopimelate decarboxylase: MRVSGIDVRDVVEEFGTPIYLLDMDRIRENFLRLNDALKCPHTIAYAYKANHEPELVRMLSSLGSGATVPSGYGVMLARWAGVPPEKVVLVGPSPSRQDLAEAASYGATVSLESESEARTLRDVGGVDVMVRVNPGLGAGAHPSLVTAGPGTKFGLPPERALSLLRSLRGDMNTRGFHTHVGSQIMSVEPFINALDVLRSLVEQFGGVEVLDLGGGLGISYEGSGEFPLGEYAEIVCEASRELGVHIFVESGRYIVGDAGYLVARVNYVKEIGGRKWVLLDAGMNDLLRPALYGAKHRILVESEGPEEKVLIAGPVCESADFFGEYDLPRVREGDLVVIADVGAYGFSMASRYNLRPLPAVVALEGGRYRLLRERESFGRAIFG, translated from the coding sequence TTGAGAGTATCCGGGATCGATGTTAGAGATGTGGTGGAGGAGTTCGGGACCCCCATTTACCTGCTAGACATGGACAGGATTAGAGAGAATTTCCTGAGGTTGAATGACGCTCTGAAATGCCCCCATACGATTGCATACGCATACAAGGCCAATCACGAGCCGGAGCTCGTGAGGATGCTCTCCTCCTTAGGTTCTGGAGCCACCGTTCCCTCCGGTTACGGCGTGATGCTCGCCAGATGGGCTGGTGTCCCCCCTGAGAAGGTGGTACTCGTGGGTCCGAGCCCCTCAAGGCAGGACCTCGCGGAAGCGGCTAGCTATGGAGCCACCGTCTCACTCGAGAGCGAATCCGAGGCTAGAACCCTTAGAGATGTGGGAGGAGTGGATGTCATGGTGAGGGTGAACCCCGGACTGGGAGCTGGGGCTCATCCGAGCCTCGTGACGGCGGGGCCAGGAACGAAGTTCGGTCTCCCCCCTGAAAGGGCCCTCTCACTCCTCAGGTCCTTGAGAGGTGATATGAATACGAGGGGGTTTCACACACACGTGGGGAGTCAGATAATGAGCGTTGAACCCTTTATCAACGCGTTGGATGTGCTCCGATCCCTAGTTGAGCAGTTCGGTGGGGTGGAGGTGCTTGATCTGGGAGGCGGTTTGGGCATATCCTATGAAGGGTCGGGAGAGTTCCCCCTAGGAGAGTACGCTGAAATCGTGTGTGAGGCGTCTAGGGAGTTAGGGGTTCACATATTCGTGGAATCCGGCAGGTACATAGTTGGAGACGCGGGTTATCTCGTTGCTAGGGTGAACTACGTAAAGGAGATAGGTGGGAGAAAGTGGGTTTTGCTGGATGCTGGAATGAACGACCTCCTCAGGCCCGCGCTCTATGGAGCCAAACATAGGATTCTGGTGGAGTCCGAGGGTCCTGAGGAGAAAGTGCTGATCGCCGGTCCTGTCTGCGAGTCAGCGGACTTCTTCGGCGAGTACGACCTGCCGAGAGTCAGGGAGGGGGACCTCGTGGTAATTGCCGATGTCGGGGCCTACGGGTTCTCCATGGCCAGCAGATACAACCTCAGACCGTTACCAGCGGTCGTCGCCCTTGAGGGCGGCAGATACAGGCTACTGAGGGAGAGGGAAAGCTTCGGTAGGGCCATATTCGGCTAG
- a CDS encoding aspartate aminotransferase family protein, with protein MLEDFYPRVFKCPPSFPIVVERGFKAEIWTREGRRFLDFSGAATSLGQAHPKVVSKVKEGVGKITGFSGLLAPNEPFLELGEELRSLVPVENASIAYATTGSEASDFAIQLAKFVTGRQVILSFYGAYHGLTGYALQSSPTEGMRRVAPRTSEAVYAPYPNCFRCPLKADNCEECSHAVLNFIEEEVLGRAVEPEDLAGIIVEPLQSHGGILFPPSSFFRGLRGIAERTGALLIVDEVYTGFGRTGRWFGIEHHGVEPDIVVMGKGIAGGLPLAAIAFRGDLVEEWYLCSGGSLGTYAGHYLGVLAALATIEAIREENLLENALRRGEEMMRGLREFVSRYDHVADARGIGCVQGIEILEGGRPSKRLASELKDALFRNGLLAITVGRHHNVIKLTPPITITAEQVEEALSIIEKSLEEVSRRAER; from the coding sequence ATGCTGGAAGATTTCTACCCGAGGGTATTCAAGTGCCCTCCCTCCTTTCCAATCGTCGTCGAAAGAGGGTTTAAGGCGGAAATATGGACGAGAGAAGGGAGGAGGTTCTTGGATTTCAGCGGGGCAGCTACCTCCCTCGGTCAAGCCCACCCCAAAGTAGTGTCGAAAGTGAAGGAGGGGGTGGGGAAGATAACGGGTTTCTCAGGTTTACTGGCCCCGAACGAGCCTTTCTTGGAGCTCGGGGAGGAACTCAGGTCTCTCGTTCCCGTCGAGAATGCTTCCATAGCGTATGCCACCACTGGAAGCGAGGCGAGTGATTTCGCTATTCAGCTGGCCAAGTTCGTCACCGGAAGGCAGGTCATCCTCTCCTTTTACGGTGCCTATCACGGGCTCACTGGATATGCTCTGCAATCCTCTCCCACGGAGGGGATGAGGCGGGTCGCACCTCGGACCTCTGAAGCTGTGTATGCGCCCTACCCTAACTGTTTCAGATGTCCTCTAAAGGCTGATAACTGCGAGGAGTGCTCTCATGCCGTACTGAACTTCATAGAGGAGGAGGTCCTCGGTAGGGCCGTGGAACCCGAGGACTTGGCTGGGATCATAGTGGAACCGCTCCAGTCTCATGGGGGTATACTATTCCCACCCTCCAGCTTCTTCAGGGGTCTCAGGGGGATTGCGGAGAGGACAGGCGCTCTACTCATAGTCGACGAGGTCTACACGGGTTTCGGAAGGACGGGTAGGTGGTTCGGGATAGAGCATCACGGAGTGGAGCCCGACATCGTGGTCATGGGCAAGGGAATAGCAGGTGGTCTTCCCCTAGCGGCTATTGCCTTCAGGGGCGATCTCGTGGAGGAGTGGTATCTGTGTAGCGGCGGCAGCCTCGGCACATACGCTGGCCACTACTTGGGAGTTTTGGCCGCCTTAGCGACTATAGAGGCGATCAGAGAGGAAAATCTCTTGGAAAATGCCCTGAGAAGAGGAGAAGAGATGATGAGAGGGTTGAGGGAGTTCGTCAGCAGATACGATCATGTAGCCGATGCCCGGGGGATCGGATGCGTGCAGGGAATTGAGATACTGGAGGGTGGGAGGCCCTCGAAGAGATTAGCGTCTGAGCTGAAGGACGCCCTCTTCAGAAACGGCTTGCTGGCCATAACCGTGGGCAGGCATCACAATGTGATCAAGCTGACGCCACCGATAACGATAACGGCTGAACAGGTGGAGGAGGCCCTCTCCATAATCGAAAAGTCGTTGGAGGAGGTCAGCCGAAGAGCTGAACGATGA
- a CDS encoding PhoU domain-containing protein, translated as MALLDAEIKSAFSEVVKSSELSLSLTKKCVEAFLGRADPTTVLEEVDRGAQILSFTHGQLRIKISEILARFQPMASDLRTLISLMEISYGLVRLGRYARNIAQTLVLFRDMSQCDIQLVVEPAEITETMVKEALKAVETRDIELAKKVMEMDDKVDGAYESYLRERVLTGVEKVPACAVAMTLILRYLERMADHAVQIAEEAIYMAGG; from the coding sequence ATGGCGTTACTGGATGCCGAGATAAAATCCGCCTTCTCCGAGGTCGTCAAGTCGAGCGAGTTATCCCTCTCACTAACCAAGAAGTGCGTCGAGGCCTTCCTAGGCAGAGCAGATCCTACTACCGTCTTGGAGGAGGTTGATAGGGGAGCCCAGATCCTGTCCTTCACCCACGGACAGTTAAGAATCAAGATAAGTGAGATCCTAGCCAGGTTCCAGCCTATGGCGTCGGACCTGAGAACCCTCATATCCCTCATGGAGATAAGTTACGGGCTGGTCAGGCTTGGCAGGTACGCTAGGAACATAGCCCAGACCCTAGTCCTGTTCAGGGACATGAGCCAATGCGACATCCAACTCGTGGTTGAGCCAGCTGAGATAACTGAGACCATGGTGAAGGAGGCCCTGAAGGCGGTGGAGACTAGGGATATAGAGTTGGCCAAGAAGGTTATGGAGATGGATGACAAGGTGGATGGGGCCTACGAGTCTTACCTGAGAGAAAGAGTCCTGACTGGTGTTGAGAAGGTCCCAGCTTGCGCTGTGGCCATGACACTCATCCTCAGATACCTCGAGAGGATGGCGGACCACGCGGTCCAGATAGCTGAGGAGGCCATCTACATGGCCGGAGGCTGA
- a CDS encoding ABC transporter permease, translating into MDLKTYILRRLALMLFVLFGIIVITFIVSHVIPADPIGAILGPQAPPELIEKVRREWGFDKPLPEQFVDYMVNLLHGNLGKSIRTNKPVAEDLMKFFPATIELATAAMIVAIVIGIPLGIISAVKKDKWPDHISRIFALMGVSMPVFWLGLILLFVLYYQLGIFPGPGRLDPGIETPPRITGILTLDSLITGNFEAFTNAVWHLILPSFVLGYYASASITRITRTSLLEVMTQDFIRTARAKGLSERVVLFRHALRNALIPTTTVIGMAYGSLLEGAILTETIFAWPGLGRYSTGAFLSVDFLAVMGSTLLIAVIYSVANLVVDILYAFLDPRIRYA; encoded by the coding sequence TTGGACCTTAAGACGTACATATTGAGGCGTCTGGCCCTAATGTTGTTCGTCCTATTCGGAATAATTGTGATTACGTTTATCGTGTCTCATGTGATTCCTGCTGATCCGATAGGGGCCATTCTGGGACCTCAAGCTCCTCCCGAGCTTATAGAGAAGGTTAGAAGGGAGTGGGGATTCGATAAGCCCCTTCCCGAGCAGTTCGTTGACTACATGGTGAACTTACTCCACGGTAACTTAGGCAAGTCCATAAGAACGAATAAGCCGGTGGCAGAGGACCTCATGAAGTTCTTTCCCGCGACGATCGAACTGGCGACGGCGGCGATGATAGTTGCCATAGTGATAGGGATACCCCTCGGTATAATCTCGGCCGTGAAGAAGGACAAGTGGCCCGACCACATCTCCAGAATATTCGCCCTTATGGGAGTGAGCATGCCCGTCTTCTGGCTGGGTCTCATCCTGCTCTTCGTCCTCTACTACCAGCTGGGGATATTCCCAGGGCCTGGTAGGCTGGATCCAGGGATAGAGACCCCACCCAGAATAACTGGTATCTTAACACTCGATAGCCTGATTACCGGGAACTTCGAGGCGTTCACGAATGCCGTATGGCATCTCATACTCCCCTCATTCGTCTTGGGCTACTACGCATCTGCATCAATCACTAGGATCACTAGGACATCCTTACTCGAGGTCATGACCCAAGACTTCATAAGGACGGCCAGAGCTAAGGGCCTGTCCGAGAGGGTCGTGCTGTTCAGGCACGCCCTGAGGAACGCGCTCATACCCACTACGACCGTCATAGGGATGGCTTACGGAAGCCTGCTAGAGGGTGCGATACTCACGGAGACCATATTCGCTTGGCCCGGATTGGGGAGGTACTCAACAGGTGCGTTCCTGTCCGTGGATTTCTTGGCGGTTATGGGGTCCACCTTGCTGATAGCGGTGATCTACTCAGTGGCCAACTTGGTCGTGGACATACTCTACGCGTTCCTCGATCCGAGGATAAGGTACGCCTGA
- a CDS encoding ABC transporter substrate-binding protein — MSGKDWIIVIVLLIVGLLIGYFAAGPGKTTTVTVTQTSVKTVTVTRTAGAPPAPTTTKTTTTQPKARMKTPADTLIIAMDTSDAVSMDPARAYEFTSCFVVNQLYDKLVDFELPDLVNVKPEVAEKWEVSEDGKVWTFHIRKGIKFASGNPLTADDVVYSLQRVIKLKQTASWVLTQFVSTPEQIEKIDDYTVKITLDKPVAPSFFLATLTFTTSAVVDKQVVEAHAKNGDMGSDWMTDHSAGSGPFVLEKWDREAEIVLKANPYYWKPGQPAVKRVIIKHVPEPTDQLLLIKKGDVDIATDLTAEQVKQVEGTPGINVIKVERTHIVYLGMNVAVKPLDKEEVRDAIRYCIDYDSIINDILLGAAIKWQTVIPKGLLGANPKTPYKKDVAKAKELLAKAGVANGFTIELTTPPTYPQIDIATKIQADLAECGIKVKIVQMTQSEMYEKYRKQGLQLVLAGWGSDYPDPDNNAKAFGDYRVKQLAWRNSWYDDHAADLAEKAAVEFDNSKRKQMYLELTDYILDHGPYAILYQTLAQHVARDYVKNYLPDPTFFLEDLSKVSKAGGS, encoded by the coding sequence ATGAGTGGGAAAGATTGGATAATCGTTATAGTCCTCCTGATCGTGGGGCTCCTCATAGGGTATTTTGCCGCGGGCCCCGGTAAGACAACCACTGTCACCGTGACACAGACCTCTGTCAAGACCGTGACCGTGACCCGGACTGCTGGCGCCCCTCCAGCTCCCACCACGACTAAGACGACCACCACCCAGCCCAAGGCCCGGATGAAGACCCCCGCTGATACCCTGATAATAGCTATGGATACCAGCGATGCGGTCTCTATGGATCCGGCTAGGGCTTATGAGTTCACCTCATGCTTCGTTGTCAACCAGCTTTATGATAAGCTTGTGGATTTCGAGCTTCCTGATCTGGTCAATGTTAAGCCCGAGGTCGCTGAGAAGTGGGAAGTCAGCGAAGATGGCAAGGTTTGGACCTTCCATATAAGGAAGGGTATTAAGTTCGCTAGCGGTAATCCCCTCACCGCCGATGATGTCGTTTACTCCCTCCAGAGGGTAATCAAGCTTAAGCAGACCGCTTCTTGGGTTCTTACCCAGTTCGTCTCCACTCCCGAGCAGATAGAGAAGATCGATGACTACACCGTCAAGATAACCTTAGATAAGCCAGTAGCTCCGAGCTTCTTCCTCGCTACCCTGACGTTCACGACTTCCGCAGTCGTAGATAAGCAGGTGGTCGAGGCCCATGCGAAGAACGGGGACATGGGAAGCGATTGGATGACCGATCACAGCGCCGGTAGCGGTCCGTTCGTCCTAGAGAAGTGGGATAGGGAGGCCGAAATAGTCCTTAAGGCCAACCCATACTACTGGAAGCCAGGTCAGCCAGCTGTGAAGAGGGTGATCATAAAGCATGTTCCCGAGCCCACGGATCAGCTCCTCCTGATAAAGAAGGGGGATGTTGACATAGCAACTGACTTGACCGCAGAGCAGGTCAAACAGGTTGAGGGTACGCCCGGAATAAACGTGATAAAGGTGGAGAGGACTCACATAGTCTACTTGGGAATGAACGTTGCCGTGAAACCGTTGGACAAGGAAGAGGTTAGGGATGCGATCAGGTACTGTATAGACTATGACAGCATAATAAACGACATCCTGCTTGGAGCAGCGATAAAGTGGCAGACTGTCATTCCAAAGGGTCTGCTCGGAGCGAACCCGAAGACCCCCTACAAGAAGGATGTGGCCAAGGCCAAGGAACTCTTAGCTAAGGCCGGTGTGGCCAATGGATTCACCATAGAGCTGACCACGCCGCCGACCTATCCTCAGATAGACATAGCAACCAAGATACAGGCAGACCTGGCCGAGTGCGGCATCAAGGTGAAGATCGTGCAGATGACCCAGTCCGAGATGTACGAGAAGTATAGAAAGCAAGGTCTTCAGCTTGTGCTCGCAGGTTGGGGATCTGACTATCCGGATCCGGACAACAACGCTAAGGCCTTCGGTGACTACAGGGTGAAACAGCTCGCTTGGAGGAACTCTTGGTACGATGACCACGCCGCCGACCTCGCTGAGAAGGCGGCCGTGGAGTTCGACAACAGTAAGAGGAAGCAGATGTACCTCGAGCTCACTGACTACATACTCGACCACGGACCCTACGCGATCCTCTACCAGACCCTCGCCCAGCACGTAGCGAGGGACTACGTGAAGAACTATCTGCCCGATCCGACGTTCTTCCTCGAGGACCTCTCTAAGGTGTCAAAGGCTGGAGGGAGCTGA
- a CDS encoding ABC transporter ATP-binding protein yields the protein MLEVQDLRKYFPVRGGVMMRVIGHVKAVDGVSISIEKGEIFGLVGESGSGKTTLGRTVLKLTEPTGGRIIFDGRDITDLSGKELIPLRREMQIVFQDPYKALHPRKRVKDIVGEPLIIHEGASDTEVRKRVAEILKLVGLNVEHMDRYPHEFSGGQRQRIVIARALILRPKFMVLDEPTSALDVSVQAKILNLLSDLKEQFDLTFLLISHNLAVVQHMSNRIGVMYLGKLMEVASSQELFEKPLHPYTKALISAIPIPDPKLAKKKRKMTLRGEIPSPLHPPSGCRFHTRCPFAEEICEREEPPLREVEPGHWVACHFWDELREVEVLNA from the coding sequence ATGCTGGAGGTTCAGGATCTCAGGAAGTACTTCCCCGTCCGCGGTGGCGTGATGATGAGGGTGATCGGTCACGTGAAGGCGGTAGACGGGGTCTCCATATCCATAGAGAAGGGAGAGATCTTCGGCCTGGTGGGCGAGTCGGGAAGCGGTAAGACGACCTTGGGCAGGACGGTCCTCAAGCTGACCGAGCCCACTGGTGGTAGGATAATCTTCGATGGGAGGGACATAACCGATCTCTCGGGCAAGGAACTCATTCCCCTGAGGAGGGAGATGCAGATAGTCTTCCAGGACCCGTATAAGGCCCTTCATCCGAGGAAGAGGGTGAAGGACATAGTTGGTGAACCCCTGATCATACACGAGGGGGCCAGCGATACGGAGGTGAGGAAAAGGGTAGCGGAGATACTCAAGCTGGTGGGACTGAATGTAGAGCACATGGACAGGTACCCGCACGAGTTCTCGGGAGGGCAAAGGCAGAGAATAGTCATAGCTAGGGCCCTGATCCTGAGGCCCAAGTTCATGGTGCTCGATGAACCTACCTCTGCCTTGGATGTGAGCGTTCAGGCTAAGATACTCAACCTGCTGAGCGATCTCAAGGAACAGTTCGACCTCACCTTCCTGCTGATAAGCCACAACTTGGCAGTAGTACAGCACATGAGCAACAGGATCGGCGTGATGTACCTCGGGAAGCTCATGGAGGTAGCTTCCTCGCAGGAACTCTTCGAGAAACCGCTTCATCCCTACACGAAGGCCCTGATATCGGCCATCCCAATACCCGACCCTAAGCTGGCCAAGAAGAAGAGGAAGATGACCCTCAGGGGAGAGATACCAAGTCCCCTGCACCCGCCCTCAGGCTGCAGGTTCCACACTAGGTGCCCGTTCGCCGAGGAGATCTGCGAGAGGGAGGAACCACCTCTGAGGGAGGTGGAGCCAGGCCATTGGGTGGCGTGTCACTTCTGGGATGAGTTGAGGGAGGTGGAAGTGTTAAATGCCTGA
- a CDS encoding ABC transporter permease, with amino-acid sequence MNVGEKIRGLMEYFRSEDFKITLILVKKSPLTVLGLALTIFLVLVAIFAPFIAPYDPIKQDLKNRLQPPSWEHPFGTDQLGRDIFSRVVWGSRISLFIALIVVAISFTVGTTIGIISGYFGGKVDEVLMRITDMFMAFPRLVLALAVAAALGPGLFNTMLAIAFVSWVYYARLARASTLQIREEVYIEAARAIGASDKRILFLHVLPMVIAPVVVQATLDMGGTILTAAGLGFLGLGVQPPTPEWGVMVSEGRRFITEQWWVSTFPGFAILLATLGFNLLGDGINDILNVRARR; translated from the coding sequence ATGAACGTAGGGGAGAAGATCAGAGGTCTGATGGAGTACTTCAGATCCGAGGACTTCAAGATAACCCTTATACTGGTGAAGAAGAGCCCTCTCACGGTCTTGGGACTCGCTCTGACCATATTTCTAGTGTTGGTGGCGATTTTCGCACCCTTCATAGCACCCTACGATCCCATAAAGCAGGACCTCAAGAACAGGCTCCAGCCCCCCAGCTGGGAGCACCCCTTCGGCACCGATCAGCTCGGAAGGGATATATTCAGCAGGGTGGTCTGGGGATCTAGGATCTCACTGTTTATAGCCCTTATAGTTGTCGCTATCTCATTCACCGTCGGAACTACCATAGGCATAATCTCCGGCTACTTCGGGGGTAAGGTCGACGAGGTTCTTATGAGGATCACGGACATGTTCATGGCATTCCCCAGACTGGTACTCGCCTTGGCCGTGGCTGCCGCTCTAGGACCCGGGCTCTTCAACACCATGCTCGCCATAGCCTTCGTCTCTTGGGTCTACTACGCCAGGCTGGCTAGGGCCAGCACCCTCCAGATAAGGGAGGAGGTGTATATAGAGGCAGCTAGGGCGATAGGGGCCAGCGACAAGAGGATACTATTTCTCCATGTCCTCCCGATGGTCATCGCGCCGGTAGTAGTTCAAGCCACCCTTGACATGGGCGGGACCATCCTCACCGCAGCCGGCCTCGGTTTCCTCGGACTGGGTGTCCAGCCCCCCACCCCGGAGTGGGGAGTCATGGTCAGCGAGGGGAGGAGGTTCATAACTGAGCAGTGGTGGGTTTCCACATTCCCCGGTTTCGCGATACTCTTGGCAACGCTGGGCTTCAACCTGCTGGGCGACGGGATAAACGACATACTGAATGTCAGGGCGAGGAGGTGA
- a CDS encoding dipeptide epimerase, translating into MSIKRIEVYTVDLPYLQPFTISLGTSTSSTDVVVKVLDDEGRVGWGEASPARRIIGESEHTIVAAMHTLAPAVIGEDPMDVERIEEKMDKAILGNNSAKFALETAVFDLKGKILGVTVRDLLGGYRDRVETDFTIGIKSPEEMAEEALRIVERGFRVIKLKVGTGVEEDVARVRAVRDAVGKDIRLRIDANQGWTVKEAMRALTEMDRYDLELAEQPVRWDDLEGMAVLTSMSPIPIMADESVHTPEDALEVVEMGAADYINIKLTKAGGLLKARRIAAISEAAGIPNMIGCMMEGGVSITAGVHFAAATRNLVTTDLDSDISLKEDFVEGGAGYEDGYRTVPDGPGLGNLKVKEEKLKLKAVFEEGGKVQAL; encoded by the coding sequence ATGTCCATCAAGAGGATAGAGGTCTATACCGTCGATCTTCCCTACTTACAGCCGTTTACCATCTCGCTGGGCACTTCCACGAGCAGCACGGATGTAGTTGTAAAGGTACTCGATGATGAGGGCAGAGTTGGGTGGGGCGAGGCCTCACCAGCGAGGAGGATAATCGGTGAGAGCGAGCACACCATAGTAGCTGCCATGCACACCCTAGCCCCGGCGGTGATAGGGGAGGACCCAATGGATGTCGAGAGAATAGAGGAGAAGATGGACAAGGCAATCTTGGGTAACAATTCAGCGAAATTCGCCCTAGAAACGGCTGTCTTCGATCTCAAGGGGAAGATCCTCGGAGTCACGGTGAGGGACCTGCTGGGCGGGTACAGGGACAGGGTCGAGACGGACTTCACCATAGGGATAAAGAGCCCGGAGGAGATGGCCGAGGAGGCTCTGAGGATAGTTGAGAGGGGGTTCAGGGTCATCAAGCTCAAGGTGGGAACCGGAGTGGAGGAGGATGTGGCCAGGGTCAGGGCGGTGAGGGACGCTGTGGGGAAGGACATAAGGCTGAGGATAGACGCTAATCAGGGATGGACCGTCAAAGAGGCCATGAGGGCCCTCACCGAGATGGACAGGTACGACTTGGAGCTGGCGGAGCAGCCCGTTAGGTGGGATGACCTCGAGGGCATGGCCGTTCTCACAAGTATGAGCCCAATCCCGATAATGGCTGACGAGTCCGTGCACACCCCTGAGGACGCGCTCGAAGTTGTGGAGATGGGAGCCGCCGACTACATCAACATAAAGCTGACGAAGGCGGGAGGCCTCCTCAAGGCTAGGAGGATAGCTGCGATAAGCGAGGCGGCAGGTATACCCAACATGATAGGGTGCATGATGGAGGGAGGGGTCAGTATAACCGCTGGAGTCCACTTCGCTGCGGCCACGAGGAACTTGGTAACGACGGATCTGGACTCCGACATATCGCTCAAGGAGGACTTCGTCGAGGGTGGAGCCGGTTACGAGGACGGGTACAGGACAGTGCCGGATGGGCCCGGGTTGGGTAATCTCAAGGTGAAGGAGGAGAAGCTCAAGCTGAAGGCAGTTTTCGAGGAGGGAGGTAAGGTTCAGGCCCTCTGA